In Sphingobacterium sp. PCS056, the following proteins share a genomic window:
- the ribD gene encoding bifunctional diaminohydroxyphosphoribosylaminopyrimidine deaminase/5-amino-6-(5-phosphoribosylamino)uracil reductase RibD, with protein MNMQESYMRRCLELAILGAGTTSPNPMVGAVIVCEDQIIGEGYTSPYGGAHAEVNAIQQVLDHYGDDAAAKLRQSIFYVSLEPCAHFGKTPPCADLIAKYKPQKVYIACLDPFAQVDGKGVEILKNAGVEVEVGLLKQEALWLNRRFFTRVQKHRPYVILKWAESADGYLGKEGEQVWISNAASKQLVHKWRAEEDAILVGTKTALVDNPTLTVREWQGKNPKRILIDKLLTVPKEAAIFNDEAETIIFNAVKTEWSGHNKYIELENFDWYLPQNILYQLYLMDVQSIIIEGGAKTLALFIEANLWDEARVIKSTKNLREGIKAPHLHGILKESVQISDDELKILLNM; from the coding sequence ATGAATATGCAAGAAAGCTACATGCGCAGGTGCTTAGAATTGGCCATTTTGGGAGCAGGTACTACAAGTCCCAATCCAATGGTAGGTGCGGTTATTGTCTGTGAAGATCAAATAATTGGAGAAGGCTACACCTCACCTTATGGTGGAGCGCATGCAGAAGTAAATGCTATTCAGCAGGTATTGGACCATTATGGAGATGATGCAGCAGCAAAATTAAGACAGTCAATTTTCTATGTTAGTTTAGAACCTTGTGCACACTTTGGTAAGACGCCTCCGTGTGCAGATCTCATTGCAAAATATAAACCGCAAAAAGTTTATATCGCCTGTTTGGACCCGTTTGCTCAAGTAGATGGAAAAGGTGTGGAAATTTTGAAAAATGCAGGTGTGGAGGTCGAAGTAGGGCTTTTGAAACAAGAAGCGCTATGGTTAAATCGCAGGTTTTTTACACGCGTTCAAAAACATCGTCCCTACGTCATTCTCAAGTGGGCAGAAAGTGCTGATGGCTACTTAGGAAAAGAAGGTGAGCAAGTGTGGATTAGCAATGCAGCGAGTAAGCAATTGGTTCATAAATGGCGAGCAGAGGAAGATGCAATTTTAGTTGGGACCAAAACCGCATTAGTCGATAATCCAACTTTGACTGTGCGCGAATGGCAAGGGAAAAATCCGAAACGGATATTGATCGATAAATTACTGACTGTACCAAAAGAAGCTGCGATTTTTAACGATGAAGCTGAAACCATCATCTTCAATGCCGTTAAAACGGAGTGGTCTGGTCATAATAAATATATTGAATTGGAAAATTTTGACTGGTATTTACCACAAAATATTTTATATCAATTGTACCTGATGGACGTTCAATCGATCATCATAGAGGGTGGGGCGAAGACATTAGCTTTATTTATTGAAGCAAATCTTTGGGATGAAGCCCGAGTAATTAAAAGTACCAAAAACTTAAGAGAAGGAATCAAGGCACCTCACCTGCATGGAATATTAAAAGAAAGTGTACAAATTTCAGATGACGAATTGAAAATATTACTTAATATGTAA
- the prmC gene encoding peptide chain release factor N(5)-glutamine methyltransferase, with the protein MENLQTYDSLFQKDLATFYDAEEIKNIFYIVIEDVLGLSRMQYSLNKDLVLSADQSLRMSQILHDLVKQKPIQHILKKADFYGEVFEVNPFVLIPRSETEELVDMIIRNHKDQVPLRIIDIGTGSGCIPISLKRHLQEAQISALDISKEAIETAKRNAQRLDTPINFVNADILEWEYIFQSQQYDIIVSNPPYITPKEKEEMHPNVLEFEPHLALFVEETAPLLFYETIASFALKHLTANGDLYFEINQYYGDETVDMLRKKGFKMVELYHDMQQNPRMIHAKK; encoded by the coding sequence ATGGAAAATTTACAAACCTACGACAGCTTGTTCCAAAAAGATCTCGCTACATTTTATGACGCAGAAGAAATCAAAAACATCTTCTATATCGTTATTGAAGATGTTTTAGGACTTTCCAGAATGCAGTACAGTTTAAATAAAGATCTCGTATTGTCAGCAGATCAAAGCTTACGTATGTCACAAATTCTACATGACCTAGTGAAGCAAAAACCCATACAGCACATCTTGAAAAAAGCCGATTTCTATGGTGAAGTTTTTGAAGTCAATCCTTTTGTATTGATTCCTCGATCAGAAACAGAGGAACTGGTCGATATGATTATCCGCAATCACAAAGATCAGGTGCCATTGCGCATTATCGACATCGGCACTGGATCGGGCTGCATTCCGATCTCACTGAAAAGACATCTACAAGAAGCTCAAATTTCCGCATTAGATATTTCTAAAGAAGCAATAGAAACAGCTAAACGCAATGCACAGCGATTGGATACCCCTATTAACTTTGTCAATGCAGATATTTTGGAGTGGGAATATATTTTTCAATCGCAACAATATGATATCATTGTTAGCAACCCTCCCTATATCACACCTAAAGAAAAAGAGGAAATGCATCCCAACGTATTGGAATTTGAACCACATCTTGCACTTTTTGTGGAAGAAACTGCCCCCTTACTATTTTATGAGACAATCGCTTCATTCGCGTTGAAACATTTAACGGCCAATGGGGATCTATATTTTGAAATTAATCAATATTATGGGGATGAAACAGTTGATATGCTTCGTAAAAAAGGGTTTAAAATGGTAGAATTATATCATGATATGCAACAAAACCCAAGAATGATACATGCGAAAAAATAG
- a CDS encoding glycoside hydrolase family 43 protein, with protein sequence MMRYLLILILTATLTRLFAQNPIIQTTYTADPAPMVYNDRLYVYTTHDEDKSTWFNMNNWRAYSTNDMLNWTDHGKILSYTDFEWAKGDAWAAQCVEKNGKFYLYVPVISKLNNRGAIGVAVGDSPLGPFYDPLGKPLVQSEWGDIDPTIFIDEDGTAHMYWGNPKLKYVQLNEDMISYTGQIIEVPMTEEAFGKRNDNPERPTKYEEGPWLYKRKELYYLFWPGGPLPEFIGYSTSKSVKGPWKYSGIVMPAEGGSFTNHPGVIDFRGKTYFFYHNAGLPGGTGFTRSVCVQELTFNTDGTIPQVSMNEGIKKAIATLNPYELTQAETIAWSKEVKSYQNNKVGVFVKAKKSGAFTAVKNVDFGHEGAVSFFARVGTTHNSGVEMQIRLGSENGQVVGSVKIPLTGGDDRWAAVDISLEKKLKGIHDLYFVFLGKAPEDIMFFDCWKFEK encoded by the coding sequence ATGATGCGCTATTTACTCATATTGATTCTGACAGCAACTTTAACAAGGCTATTTGCTCAAAATCCAATTATACAGACTACCTACACCGCCGACCCGGCACCAATGGTTTACAACGATCGACTTTATGTCTATACGACACATGATGAAGATAAATCCACGTGGTTCAATATGAACAATTGGCGCGCTTATTCGACCAATGATATGCTGAACTGGACCGATCATGGTAAAATACTTTCATACACCGATTTTGAATGGGCCAAAGGAGATGCTTGGGCCGCACAATGTGTGGAGAAAAATGGTAAGTTTTATCTTTATGTTCCGGTTATCTCCAAGCTGAACAATCGTGGTGCGATAGGAGTCGCAGTTGGTGATAGTCCTTTGGGACCATTTTATGATCCATTGGGTAAGCCACTCGTGCAAAGTGAATGGGGAGATATTGACCCTACCATTTTTATTGATGAGGACGGGACAGCCCATATGTATTGGGGTAATCCAAAATTGAAGTATGTGCAATTAAACGAAGACATGATATCTTACACAGGACAGATTATTGAGGTGCCAATGACAGAGGAAGCGTTTGGAAAAAGAAACGACAATCCTGAACGCCCGACCAAATATGAAGAAGGCCCGTGGTTGTATAAGCGTAAAGAGTTGTATTATTTGTTTTGGCCAGGCGGGCCGCTTCCCGAGTTTATTGGTTATTCCACCAGTAAAAGCGTAAAAGGTCCATGGAAATACAGCGGTATTGTTATGCCTGCAGAAGGTGGATCATTTACTAACCATCCCGGTGTTATTGACTTTCGCGGTAAGACGTATTTCTTTTATCATAATGCGGGCCTCCCGGGTGGAACTGGATTTACGCGTTCGGTATGTGTACAAGAATTAACATTTAATACCGATGGAACTATTCCACAGGTTTCAATGAATGAAGGGATAAAAAAGGCTATCGCAACATTAAATCCGTATGAGTTGACTCAAGCAGAAACCATTGCATGGTCAAAAGAGGTGAAATCTTATCAAAACAATAAAGTGGGCGTATTTGTAAAAGCCAAAAAAAGTGGAGCTTTTACTGCTGTTAAAAATGTTGATTTTGGTCATGAAGGAGCGGTATCCTTTTTTGCACGGGTAGGAACGACTCATAACAGCGGTGTCGAAATGCAGATTCGATTAGGATCAGAAAATGGTCAGGTTGTGGGTTCTGTTAAAATTCCATTGACTGGAGGCGATGATCGTTGGGCAGCAGTTGACATCTCCTTAGAGAAAAAATTAAAGGGAATACATGATCTTTATTTTGTTTTTCTGGGTAAAGCTCCAGAAGATATCATGTTTTTTGATTGCTGGAAATTTGAGAAATGA
- a CDS encoding SusC/RagA family TonB-linked outer membrane protein produces MRIQLLIILFLSTCVYAFGQSTQIEGSVKNTLGEPLIGVTVGIENSSTVTKTNKDGFYTIRAQKNANLSFSSVGYQSITVAISNRKTIDIILQEDTRKIDEVVVNVGYGTMKKSDLTGAVSSISSESIQQSVPTTIDQVFQGRIAGLQMSSNSGLPGGGSSIQIRGINSINSTNEPIYVVDGVIMSGQTGNNDVNALAGINPNDIESIEVLKDASASAIYGAQGANGVIIITMKKGKNARPIINFNTKYGLEELPKKIQMMNLREYAVHHNAFSDVLGYGHRTDFAHPEYLGEGTNWQDELYRVGNLQTYDIAVRGGNTISNYAVSAGYLNQDGMIYGSGFKRFTFRLNQETELRPWLKMGAVLNGNYTKQATAVSSWSVVGSSLLQTPSIPVRNADGTFGGPSSEYDANNLGFSNPLAIAQLNQRNRTQFGGRGNFYLEFKPTTWMNFRSELTGEGNTNNYQQFLPAYAFGASIKSNAETRHEKSFNTFWSLKNLFNFNKDFGKKHKTTLMLGHEVIATRYEFLMGERQYGSSELPGLDAGDAEYDSNAGNSNETKRVSFLARGTYNYDDRYLFTATFRRDGSHNFARGHRWGNFPSAALAWRVSQERFFSPLKNTIDDLKFRVSYGAVGNANVDAFAYQAILANTLTNNWGVGYSTSNIPNENITWETTRSWNVGFDLSFLKRRVELVFDAYNKITDDLLLRLSLPSFTGTRGNTPGSAAPPYYNIGAIQNKGIEFSLNTHNIKKPDFNWRSGLVFTLNRNKVTRMNTTTATIQQIDYSNGTNIITQTMQGQPISQFYGYKQVGRINTAGDYLKDNGDGTSTVITATFKNRIGDIVNNEGLATSTYVGDILYADLNQDGIINDADMTLIGSPLPKFTFGFNNTFNYKNFDLTVFLNGSFGHKIFNILRTSLDNPRTYSNVRKDVANYAKIGYHDGNAENTNVWNAYVLPGSDPELGRISVRDAQNSIFSDRFVEDGTFLRVQNIALGYRFPTKFLSRYNINNIRVYSNLQNVFIFTKYKGYTPEVGSSSGQSMLRYGVDGGFVPSPRTYTLGLDITF; encoded by the coding sequence ATGAGAATTCAACTATTAATCATTCTCTTTCTGTCTACTTGTGTGTATGCATTTGGACAAAGTACACAGATAGAGGGCTCCGTTAAAAATACATTAGGCGAGCCATTAATCGGCGTCACAGTAGGAATCGAAAATTCCAGTACGGTAACCAAGACGAACAAAGATGGATTTTATACAATAAGAGCACAAAAAAATGCAAATCTGAGCTTTTCGAGTGTAGGTTATCAATCCATCACTGTAGCGATTTCAAATCGTAAGACGATCGACATTATTCTACAAGAGGACACGAGGAAAATTGACGAAGTCGTCGTCAACGTGGGTTATGGTACCATGAAAAAAAGTGATCTTACTGGTGCTGTTTCGTCCATCAGCTCAGAGAGTATACAGCAATCGGTACCCACGACGATAGATCAGGTCTTTCAGGGGCGAATAGCAGGTTTGCAAATGTCATCCAACTCAGGTCTTCCGGGCGGAGGAAGCTCTATTCAAATCCGGGGAATAAACTCGATCAACAGTACGAATGAACCTATTTACGTCGTCGATGGAGTCATTATGAGTGGGCAGACAGGTAATAACGACGTGAATGCACTTGCAGGGATAAACCCAAATGATATCGAGAGTATCGAGGTGCTTAAAGATGCATCTGCTTCGGCGATTTATGGCGCCCAGGGCGCAAATGGTGTCATTATTATCACCATGAAAAAGGGGAAAAATGCTCGTCCCATTATCAATTTCAATACAAAATATGGTTTGGAAGAGCTCCCAAAAAAGATACAAATGATGAACCTAAGGGAGTATGCTGTACACCACAATGCTTTCTCCGATGTGCTCGGCTATGGCCATCGTACAGACTTTGCTCACCCAGAGTACTTAGGCGAGGGAACAAATTGGCAAGACGAACTCTATCGAGTGGGGAATCTACAAACTTATGATATCGCTGTAAGAGGCGGAAACACGATCTCCAATTATGCAGTTTCGGCTGGTTATCTCAATCAAGATGGAATGATCTACGGGTCAGGTTTTAAGCGATTCACTTTCCGGTTGAATCAGGAAACCGAATTACGTCCTTGGTTAAAAATGGGAGCTGTACTCAATGGAAATTACACCAAGCAAGCTACGGCAGTTTCATCATGGAGTGTTGTAGGAAGCTCCCTGCTTCAAACACCATCCATCCCTGTTCGCAACGCCGATGGCACATTTGGAGGACCTTCTTCCGAGTACGATGCCAATAATCTGGGATTTTCAAACCCTTTGGCAATTGCACAGCTCAACCAACGTAATCGTACTCAATTTGGAGGACGAGGAAATTTTTATCTGGAATTTAAACCCACGACATGGATGAATTTTAGATCCGAGCTTACTGGCGAAGGCAATACAAATAACTATCAGCAGTTTTTACCGGCTTATGCTTTTGGCGCTTCGATCAAATCCAACGCCGAAACCAGGCATGAGAAATCCTTCAATACCTTCTGGTCACTCAAAAACCTTTTTAATTTCAACAAAGATTTCGGTAAAAAGCACAAAACAACATTAATGCTCGGGCATGAAGTCATTGCCACCCGATATGAATTTTTAATGGGTGAGCGCCAATATGGCTCAAGCGAGCTCCCTGGTCTCGACGCTGGGGACGCAGAGTATGATTCGAATGCGGGGAATTCCAATGAAACAAAACGGGTTTCTTTCCTGGCGCGAGGTACCTATAATTATGATGACCGATACCTTTTTACAGCCACATTTCGGCGAGATGGATCGCACAATTTCGCAAGAGGTCATAGATGGGGAAATTTTCCTTCGGCAGCGCTCGCATGGCGAGTATCTCAGGAAAGATTTTTCTCTCCTTTGAAAAACACCATTGATGATCTCAAATTTAGAGTAAGCTATGGCGCTGTAGGAAATGCCAATGTAGACGCTTTTGCTTATCAGGCCATTTTGGCTAATACCCTCACCAACAATTGGGGTGTCGGTTATTCAACTTCAAATATTCCGAACGAAAATATCACATGGGAGACAACAAGATCCTGGAATGTAGGTTTTGACCTGAGTTTTTTAAAACGACGTGTCGAACTGGTTTTTGATGCTTACAACAAAATCACAGATGATCTACTGCTTCGGTTGTCGTTACCCTCATTTACTGGTACCCGTGGCAATACTCCTGGTTCTGCTGCTCCTCCTTATTATAATATTGGTGCTATACAAAACAAAGGAATTGAGTTTTCCCTCAATACACATAACATCAAAAAACCAGATTTCAATTGGCGAAGTGGACTGGTATTTACCCTTAATCGAAATAAGGTGACCCGGATGAATACCACTACAGCGACAATCCAGCAGATTGATTATTCCAATGGAACCAACATCATCACACAGACCATGCAGGGCCAGCCTATTTCGCAATTTTACGGATACAAACAGGTTGGCCGCATCAACACTGCTGGCGACTATCTGAAAGACAATGGTGACGGAACTAGCACTGTGATCACTGCGACTTTTAAAAATAGAATCGGTGATATTGTCAATAATGAAGGACTGGCAACTTCTACCTATGTGGGTGATATCCTGTATGCAGATCTGAATCAGGACGGCATCATCAACGACGCCGATATGACATTGATCGGAAGCCCGCTGCCCAAATTCACCTTTGGTTTTAACAATACATTCAATTATAAAAACTTTGATCTCACTGTATTTTTGAATGGTTCCTTCGGACATAAAATCTTTAATATTTTAAGGACTTCGTTGGATAACCCCAGAACTTATAGCAACGTCCGAAAAGATGTTGCCAATTATGCAAAAATCGGTTATCACGACGGTAATGCAGAAAACACGAACGTATGGAATGCTTACGTGTTACCAGGCTCAGATCCAGAATTGGGACGCATATCCGTCAGAGATGCCCAAAATAGCATATTTAGTGACCGCTTTGTAGAAGATGGCACATTCCTGAGAGTACAGAATATTGCACTTGGTTATCGGTTTCCGACCAAATTCCTGTCTAGGTATAATATCAATAATATCCGTGTGTATTCTAATCTACAAAATGTGTTCATCTTCACAAAGTATAAAGGATATACACCGGAGGTGGGCTCCAGCTCGGGTCAAAGTATGCTTCGCTACGGTGTTGACGGCGGTTTTGTCCCTTCACCACGTACATATACATTAGGTTTAGACATCACTTTTTAA
- a CDS encoding RagB/SusD family nutrient uptake outer membrane protein: MKKAFYYIPLACAALLGFSSCEKYLDVTSETQKQATQSFKNIADLRGATAFLYCRPWYTTNTSVREITEARAGNLYVDGVTGELITTALFSEVANYNNIANSWASLYLVITQADYIINDYVKTAIENGVNESEAKACEAEARFMRAAAYWYLANLWHDVPIIDDPRNHTLNPLTPPHRFEDVVQYAINDLIFASEYLKDADTKGRVTKDSARGMLARIYLMAANYAMGNHFSNDYISRNNAGSNSGLADNYFEQVKKLCQQVVEGGYYSMLPDFEQLWRTQNNNNSETLFGIQFIPGITEWGYTSPLNDLAYNRELTGNLNGGGTIFVSYDMLKSFVDDGAVARMRGSVAVPGQNYNYIGTHLSAGSWTVPSGKTKVNLKKFVVGSSKDTDGAAVQGNTGLVSPMLRMSEIYLMYAEAALGKQQQTNDAVALAYFNKVRERAFSKNIQNFVPATTITRDNLFTERRLEFFYETIYWTDLKRRSFYDMDWVLNFLNNKLKDSDAETPFTNYASWAYTYDPLLYPTGKGWTNSPRAQSGYKPQAVVHNLPAGSYVHAVGATSNIWCLPYPSADVTTDPELTSAPINYDFN; the protein is encoded by the coding sequence ATGAAAAAAGCATTTTATTATATTCCATTAGCCTGCGCTGCTCTATTAGGCTTTTCCAGTTGCGAAAAATACCTTGATGTAACATCAGAAACACAGAAGCAGGCAACACAATCATTTAAAAACATAGCAGATTTACGTGGCGCAACAGCATTTCTATACTGTCGACCGTGGTATACCACCAACACATCAGTACGAGAAATTACAGAAGCCAGAGCTGGTAATTTATATGTTGACGGGGTGACAGGTGAATTGATAACAACAGCCCTATTCTCTGAAGTTGCCAACTACAATAATATCGCAAACTCCTGGGCATCTTTATACCTTGTGATTACCCAAGCTGATTACATCATCAATGATTATGTGAAGACAGCGATAGAGAATGGTGTAAACGAATCGGAGGCAAAAGCATGTGAAGCTGAAGCGCGTTTTATGCGTGCAGCTGCTTACTGGTACCTTGCCAACTTATGGCATGATGTACCCATTATAGACGATCCCCGAAACCATACATTAAATCCCTTGACACCACCACATCGCTTTGAAGATGTGGTGCAATACGCCATTAACGACCTGATATTTGCATCCGAATACCTCAAAGATGCCGATACAAAAGGCCGAGTGACCAAAGATAGTGCGCGTGGGATGCTGGCAAGGATATACCTCATGGCAGCAAATTATGCGATGGGCAACCATTTCTCAAACGATTATATAAGCCGGAACAATGCAGGAAGCAACAGCGGATTGGCAGATAACTATTTCGAACAGGTAAAAAAACTCTGTCAACAAGTGGTTGAAGGCGGGTATTATTCCATGTTGCCCGATTTTGAACAACTGTGGCGAACTCAAAACAATAATAATTCGGAAACACTATTTGGCATTCAATTTATACCTGGTATTACTGAATGGGGATATACGAGTCCATTGAATGATCTTGCCTACAATAGGGAGTTAACAGGCAACTTAAATGGAGGCGGGACGATATTTGTTTCTTATGATATGCTCAAGTCTTTTGTTGATGATGGTGCAGTGGCCAGAATGCGAGGAAGTGTTGCGGTTCCTGGACAGAATTACAATTATATAGGAACTCACTTAAGCGCTGGAAGCTGGACTGTACCTAGCGGTAAAACGAAAGTCAATCTAAAAAAATTCGTCGTCGGCAGTAGTAAAGACACCGATGGTGCAGCCGTTCAAGGCAATACTGGTTTAGTATCGCCTATGTTACGGATGTCCGAAATCTATCTTATGTACGCTGAGGCTGCCCTCGGAAAACAACAACAGACTAATGATGCAGTCGCGCTAGCTTACTTTAATAAAGTGAGGGAAAGAGCGTTCAGCAAAAATATCCAGAACTTCGTACCTGCAACCACTATTACCCGAGACAACTTATTTACGGAAAGAAGGCTGGAGTTTTTTTATGAAACGATCTACTGGACTGATCTTAAAAGAAGATCTTTTTACGACATGGACTGGGTCCTCAACTTTCTAAACAATAAGCTAAAAGATAGCGATGCGGAAACCCCTTTTACCAATTATGCCTCTTGGGCTTATACGTACGATCCTCTACTCTATCCGACAGGCAAAGGCTGGACAAACTCTCCTCGCGCCCAGAGTGGTTACAAACCCCAGGCCGTGGTACATAACTTGCCAGCAGGATCTTATGTGCATGCAGTGGGTGCAACCTCCAATATTTGGTGTTTGCCCTATCCATCTGCAGATGTAACTACCGATCCTGAACTGACCTCAGCTCCCATAAATTATGACTTTAACTAA
- a CDS encoding glycan-binding surface protein produces MRNLRITYIFILALICYSFFSCKKDSSSSSIQVTGIWSHSRNTETTQISSIFFNNWIRIHGNGFTGLQRVYFNGTQVPFIPIYVTDTDIIINVPETIPTGSDVADQTRLNTIQLVTATGQTSFEGFIFRDPDKIPSISGISYTMPYAGDVIEIYGKNLKEASVITFPDSTKGTIRSANDSILQVIVPENIDRQKYGRITIDIDNERYSSAPYMFFQNGIFLKTFTEEAMVAGGNNGIRIYSNPADIAALTGLQHNPENVIAIPATKTDIPVAANNGISGNFFKFYAYKAFNTLIEKNGDIKGTTSIENLAIQFELYMPSPWISGAIPFKMNKNRSGVNYAYLYNITAWEWKKLVSGGVELNPFKFDNGWKTITLKFSDFPTLAMSSLKDYSTSLQTNGFESLVGYVNYDLNEDGHTPQAVKNFQMYMANFRLVPLTNLE; encoded by the coding sequence ATGAGAAATTTGAGAATTACATATATATTTATCTTAGCGCTGATATGTTATAGTTTTTTTTCATGCAAAAAAGATTCATCTAGCAGCAGCATACAGGTGACAGGTATCTGGTCACACAGCAGAAATACAGAAACCACCCAGATATCTTCTATTTTTTTTAATAATTGGATCCGTATTCACGGCAATGGTTTTACTGGGTTACAGCGCGTCTATTTTAACGGAACGCAGGTACCTTTTATACCTATTTACGTGACCGACACTGACATTATCATCAACGTCCCAGAGACCATACCGACAGGTAGTGACGTCGCGGACCAAACACGTTTGAACACCATCCAGCTTGTTACCGCAACAGGTCAAACCAGTTTTGAGGGATTCATTTTTCGAGATCCAGATAAAATTCCATCGATCAGTGGAATATCCTATACCATGCCCTATGCTGGAGATGTTATTGAGATCTATGGGAAAAATCTGAAAGAGGCTAGTGTCATCACCTTTCCTGATTCAACAAAAGGAACCATAAGATCGGCCAATGATTCAATCTTACAAGTGATTGTTCCAGAAAACATCGATAGACAAAAATATGGACGTATTACAATTGATATCGATAATGAACGATATTCGTCAGCTCCTTATATGTTTTTCCAGAATGGAATTTTTCTAAAGACTTTTACTGAAGAGGCCATGGTTGCTGGTGGCAATAACGGGATCAGAATCTACTCAAATCCAGCAGATATTGCAGCATTGACAGGCCTTCAACACAATCCAGAAAACGTGATTGCTATCCCAGCTACAAAAACAGATATACCTGTAGCAGCAAACAATGGTATAAGCGGTAACTTCTTTAAATTTTACGCTTATAAAGCTTTCAACACATTGATTGAAAAAAATGGCGATATAAAAGGAACCACCTCGATTGAAAATCTTGCGATACAATTTGAACTCTATATGCCGTCACCATGGATATCAGGTGCTATTCCGTTTAAAATGAATAAAAATAGAAGTGGCGTGAATTATGCCTATCTCTATAATATTACAGCATGGGAATGGAAAAAATTAGTTTCGGGCGGTGTCGAATTAAATCCGTTTAAATTTGACAATGGGTGGAAAACGATCACACTCAAATTTAGCGACTTTCCAACTCTAGCCATGAGTTCGCTAAAAGACTATTCGACATCACTGCAAACAAATGGCTTCGAGTCTTTAGTGGGCTATGTTAATTACGATCTCAACGAAGATGGCCATACGCCACAAGCCGTAAAGAATTTCCAAATGTACATGGCAAACTTCAGGCTTGTTCCCTTAACAAATTTAGAATAA